One Streptomyces fagopyri DNA window includes the following coding sequences:
- a CDS encoding PP2C family protein-serine/threonine phosphatase, with product MKDPEIDYQGIFDASPSAMLVLTPDLVIVDANTSYQDLVGRPRQQLVDRFVFDAFPKDPEGPDDLHASLRRVLETRVQDVAGPMRHDVEEPGRPGVFEERYWSPINAPVLDSDGNVVLVVHRLEEITEVVRACGPESDKRRLRTQFELYARSRELQQVNERLRQANARERQVALALQDAMLPAPECLDHLQAAVRYRPAEDTLNVCGDWYEVTQLADGAAAVAVGDVVGHGLAAAGIMGQLRSALSAAIRVVEGPATALDGLDMYTRSVDGALASTAVQTVIDEDGHRITYSSAGHPPPALAHPDGTVQFLDRATDPPLGAGPVHRPRPQATTGYADGAALVLYSDGLIERRREDIDEGLQRLADHLARHHKDDAEDLAEELTTLSAATDDTVVVVVRL from the coding sequence GTGAAGGATCCGGAGATCGATTACCAGGGCATCTTCGACGCGTCACCCAGCGCGATGCTGGTGCTCACGCCCGATCTTGTCATCGTGGACGCGAACACGTCCTACCAGGACCTGGTCGGGCGGCCACGACAGCAACTCGTCGACCGGTTCGTGTTCGACGCCTTCCCCAAGGACCCGGAGGGTCCGGACGATCTCCACGCGTCGCTTCGACGGGTTCTGGAGACCCGCGTCCAGGACGTCGCGGGCCCGATGCGCCACGACGTGGAGGAGCCGGGGCGGCCCGGGGTGTTCGAAGAGCGTTACTGGAGCCCGATCAACGCCCCCGTCCTCGACTCCGACGGAAACGTCGTGCTCGTCGTGCACCGTCTGGAAGAGATCACCGAGGTCGTGCGCGCGTGCGGTCCGGAATCCGACAAGCGGCGCCTGCGGACGCAGTTCGAGCTGTACGCGCGATCACGCGAGTTGCAGCAGGTCAACGAACGGCTGCGGCAGGCCAACGCGCGCGAACGGCAGGTCGCCCTCGCGCTTCAGGACGCGATGCTGCCCGCGCCCGAGTGCCTCGACCACCTTCAGGCGGCGGTGCGTTACCGGCCCGCCGAGGACACCCTCAATGTCTGCGGAGACTGGTACGAGGTGACACAGCTCGCCGACGGGGCCGCCGCCGTCGCGGTCGGTGATGTCGTGGGACACGGGCTGGCGGCGGCCGGGATCATGGGCCAGCTGCGCAGTGCCCTGAGCGCGGCCATCCGCGTCGTCGAGGGGCCCGCCACCGCACTCGACGGGCTCGACATGTACACGCGTTCCGTCGACGGCGCTCTCGCCAGCACCGCCGTGCAGACCGTCATCGACGAGGACGGCCACCGCATCACCTACAGCAGTGCCGGTCACCCGCCGCCGGCCCTGGCCCACCCGGACGGCACGGTGCAGTTCCTGGACCGGGCAACGGATCCCCCGCTGGGGGCCGGCCCCGTGCACCGGCCCCGTCCGCAGGCCACGACCGGCTACGCCGACGGCGCCGCACTCGTCCTCTACAGCGACGGGCTGATCGAGCGGCGCCGCGAGGACATCGACGAGGGTCTCCAGCGCCTCGCCGACCACCTCGCCCGCCACCACAAGGACGACGCCGAGGACCTGGCGGAGGAGCTGACCACGCTGAGCGCGGCCACCGACGACACGGTCGTGGTCGTCGTCCGGCTCTGA
- a CDS encoding tetratricopeptide repeat protein: MVQWQGTNFTVDGHEPTSAEEYYRIGLHCWDSAEHRDAATAFLETAAANGHGAAVELLGHIDYVRGHYASALPRLRQSTGSPRAAYYLASLYHQGCPQAGVPQSFDEAARWYRSSAELGEPEAMLALGDLYLERLLPVARTPAEHALEYFLAAAARNHPYGQYRAAEVYRTLYQDAQRAAALYQACVDNPMTVRHSLGSMMMLQSQAHLREISANSAAGLLRQRRDSVNPPHQRDDFY; encoded by the coding sequence GTGGTGCAGTGGCAGGGGACCAACTTCACCGTGGACGGACACGAGCCGACCAGCGCCGAGGAGTACTACCGGATCGGCCTGCACTGCTGGGACAGCGCGGAGCACCGCGACGCGGCCACCGCCTTCCTGGAAACCGCGGCGGCCAACGGTCACGGCGCCGCCGTCGAGCTCCTGGGGCACATCGACTACGTGCGGGGGCATTACGCGAGCGCGCTGCCACGGCTGCGGCAGAGCACCGGTTCACCGCGGGCGGCCTACTACCTCGCCTCGCTGTACCACCAGGGCTGCCCCCAGGCGGGTGTGCCCCAGTCGTTCGACGAGGCGGCCCGCTGGTACCGCTCCTCGGCCGAACTGGGCGAACCCGAGGCGATGCTGGCGCTGGGCGACCTCTACCTGGAGCGGCTGCTGCCCGTCGCCCGCACCCCCGCGGAGCACGCCCTGGAGTACTTCCTGGCGGCCGCCGCACGCAACCACCCCTACGGCCAGTACCGTGCCGCCGAGGTCTACCGCACCCTCTACCAGGACGCCCAGCGCGCCGCCGCGCTGTACCAGGCCTGCGTGGACAACCCGATGACCGTGCGTCACTCGCTGGGGTCGATGATGATGCTGCAGAGTCAGGCGCACCTGCGGGAGATATCGGCGAACAGCGCGGCGGGCTTGTTGCGGCAGCGTCGCGACAGCGTCAATCCCCCGCATCAGCGAGACGACTTCTACTGA
- a CDS encoding SpoIIE family protein phosphatase: MTSTDTVTQGEHASAIERSDSAIAMLDDQGTVVGWTRAAERLLGYSAGDVVGRSAALVLPSSGTAPATSAFAERCRARNGWSGSTAVCHQDGGVIDVSLRISMLRGLDGAVRWLVSLTDIGRLSWGAMSESVRESLLAHTPIGVVVRDPGLRCTWVDDTMERHDGISRDRRLGRRFTEVLPGAQAEALEAMMREVLRTGTTRVREYRLSLPADPGGEQHSFAVSVFCLQDADAQVLGVCVISIDVTESRRSRERLTILGEAGTRLGHTLDVMRTSQELADIAVPLLADYVAVDLEQSVPFGEGPPVHIGSSGERLVFRRAGLASIHQGVPESPWARGEPVVVRPASPFMDVLRTGRSHLEPFLDSTPGTWVDEDPARARKIHENGMHSLMVVPIRARHALLGVVLFIRTEDPGPFQEVDLLLAEELVGRAALSLDNARQYAREHTAALALQRTLLPHRLRGGTAVETASRYLPADMENGVGGDWFDVIPLSGARVALVVGDVVGHGINAAANMGRLRTAVHTLADMELPPGELLTHLDDTVQRLAEEDADASDQPPAVVGATCLYAVYDPVTRRCAMARAGHPPPVIIDPRGTVTFPDLPSGTPLGTGLGVPFESVEVELPEGSLLALYTDGLVETRDQDIDVGIGHLGAALSQQGQSLEDLCARATETLPGQAPSDDVTLLLVRTRSLSPTRVASWTLPCDQSSVRSARHLAARQLTAWGLERLEDSTKLIVSELVTNAVRHATGPVGLRLIQHQVLTCEVTDASVCSPRLRRTGSADENGRGLLLVAQLSRRWGSRSVAGGKVVWAEEDLASPPSHVPVRGGAPVPGEQPVPASPSRVSGTRVDRQE, from the coding sequence ATGACCAGCACTGACACGGTGACGCAAGGGGAACACGCGAGCGCGATCGAGAGGTCGGACTCGGCGATCGCGATGCTCGACGACCAGGGGACGGTGGTGGGATGGACGCGGGCCGCGGAGCGGCTGCTCGGGTACTCCGCCGGTGACGTGGTGGGACGGTCCGCGGCGCTCGTACTGCCGTCCTCCGGGACGGCGCCGGCGACCTCGGCGTTCGCCGAACGGTGCCGTGCCCGGAACGGCTGGTCGGGGAGTACGGCGGTGTGTCACCAGGACGGCGGTGTGATCGACGTCAGCCTGAGGATCTCGATGTTGCGAGGGCTGGACGGAGCGGTCCGGTGGCTCGTGTCCCTGACCGACATCGGCAGACTGTCCTGGGGCGCGATGAGCGAGTCCGTGCGGGAGTCGCTTCTCGCCCACACCCCGATCGGTGTCGTCGTGCGTGACCCGGGACTGCGGTGCACCTGGGTGGACGACACGATGGAGCGCCACGACGGCATCTCCCGCGACCGGCGGCTCGGACGTCGGTTCACCGAGGTGCTGCCCGGCGCCCAGGCCGAAGCGCTCGAGGCGATGATGCGGGAGGTACTGAGGACCGGAACCACCAGGGTCCGGGAGTACCGGCTGAGCCTGCCGGCGGATCCGGGCGGGGAACAGCACTCGTTCGCGGTTTCGGTCTTCTGTCTCCAGGACGCCGACGCCCAGGTGCTGGGCGTGTGCGTCATCAGCATCGACGTCACCGAGAGCCGCCGCTCGCGCGAGCGCCTCACCATCCTCGGCGAGGCCGGTACGCGCCTCGGCCACACCCTGGACGTGATGCGGACCAGCCAGGAACTGGCCGACATCGCCGTACCGCTGCTGGCCGACTACGTCGCCGTCGACCTGGAGCAGTCGGTCCCCTTCGGTGAAGGACCGCCGGTGCACATCGGCTCGTCGGGCGAACGCCTCGTCTTCCGGCGTGCCGGACTGGCCTCGATCCACCAGGGGGTGCCGGAATCCCCCTGGGCGCGCGGTGAACCGGTCGTGGTGCGGCCCGCCTCACCCTTCATGGATGTCCTGCGCACCGGCAGGTCCCATCTGGAACCGTTCCTGGACAGCACGCCGGGCACGTGGGTCGACGAGGACCCCGCACGGGCGCGGAAGATCCACGAGAACGGTATGCACTCCCTGATGGTGGTGCCCATCCGCGCACGGCACGCCCTGCTGGGGGTGGTGCTGTTCATCCGGACCGAGGACCCCGGGCCGTTCCAGGAGGTCGATCTGCTCCTGGCCGAGGAACTCGTCGGCCGCGCCGCGCTGTCACTGGACAACGCGCGCCAGTACGCCCGCGAGCACACCGCGGCACTCGCGCTCCAACGCACCCTGCTTCCCCACCGGTTGAGGGGTGGCACGGCGGTCGAGACGGCCTCGCGCTATCTGCCCGCGGACATGGAGAACGGTGTCGGGGGCGACTGGTTCGATGTGATCCCCTTGTCCGGCGCCCGGGTGGCCCTCGTCGTCGGCGACGTCGTCGGACACGGCATCAACGCGGCCGCGAACATGGGCCGTCTGCGCACCGCCGTCCACACGCTCGCCGATATGGAGCTGCCGCCCGGCGAACTGCTGACCCACCTCGACGACACGGTCCAGCGACTGGCCGAGGAGGACGCCGACGCCTCGGACCAGCCGCCCGCGGTGGTGGGTGCCACCTGCCTCTACGCCGTCTACGACCCGGTGACCCGCCGGTGCGCCATGGCACGGGCCGGGCATCCCCCGCCGGTGATCATCGACCCGCGGGGCACGGTCACCTTCCCCGACCTTCCCAGTGGAACCCCCCTCGGTACCGGGCTGGGCGTCCCCTTCGAGTCCGTGGAGGTGGAACTGCCCGAGGGGAGTCTCCTCGCGCTGTACACGGACGGCCTGGTCGAGACCCGCGACCAGGACATCGACGTGGGGATCGGGCACCTCGGCGCCGCCCTCTCCCAGCAGGGTCAGTCCCTGGAGGATCTCTGCGCCCGCGCGACGGAAACCCTGCCCGGGCAGGCCCCGTCGGACGACGTCACCCTGCTCCTCGTCAGGACCCGCTCGCTCAGCCCGACCCGGGTCGCCTCCTGGACCCTGCCCTGTGACCAGAGTTCCGTCCGCAGCGCACGGCACCTGGCGGCCCGTCAGCTGACCGCATGGGGCCTGGAACGTCTGGAGGACTCGACGAAGCTGATCGTCAGCGAACTGGTCACCAACGCCGTTCGCCACGCCACCGGCCCGGTCGGTCTGCGTCTGATCCAGCACCAGGTCCTGACCTGCGAAGTGACCGATGCGAGCGTCTGTTCCCCGCGTCTGCGCCGTACGGGCTCCGCCGACGAGAACGGCCGCGGCCTCCTCCTGGTCGCCCAGTTGTCGCGCAGATGGGGTTCCCGCTCGGTGGCGGGCGGCAAGGTGGTCTGGGCCGAGGAGGACCTGGCCTCACCGCCCTCACACGTACCGGTGCGTGGCGGGGCGCCCGTACCGGGGGAGCAACCGGTGCCCGCCTCGCCGTCGCGGGTGTCCGGCACACGTGTCGACCGACAGGAATGA
- a CDS encoding citryl-CoA lyase, with amino-acid sequence MPDYPTALGASSPDRITLLGRDLAEEVMGEVGFGELAFWLATQRRPAKGEIRVFEAVLAALADHGFTPTAITARLTFLSAPDSVQGALAAGLLGGGSRFLGVTEDCGRFLHDVLAGVEGGHPADDAEWDVLALAAVRSAREAGRLVPGLGHHVHKQGDPRTARLFDIAHEEGVSGPHLSLFAAIGRVHPRVLGRTLPLNGAGVCGAALADLGLPLELLRAFALLARTAGLIGQLAEELRDPVAKDIFLSVDLNNRSIPPRPFDG; translated from the coding sequence ATGCCTGATTATCCGACGGCCCTCGGCGCCTCTTCCCCCGACCGGATCACCCTGCTCGGGCGGGACCTCGCCGAGGAGGTCATGGGCGAGGTCGGCTTCGGCGAACTGGCGTTCTGGCTCGCGACGCAGCGCAGGCCGGCGAAGGGTGAGATCCGGGTCTTCGAAGCGGTGCTGGCCGCACTCGCCGATCACGGGTTCACGCCGACCGCCATCACGGCGCGGCTGACCTTCCTCTCCGCCCCGGACTCCGTCCAGGGAGCGCTCGCGGCCGGTCTCCTGGGGGGCGGTTCGCGCTTCCTGGGCGTCACCGAGGACTGCGGCAGGTTCCTGCACGACGTCCTGGCCGGTGTGGAGGGCGGTCATCCGGCCGACGACGCGGAATGGGACGTGCTCGCGCTGGCGGCGGTGCGGTCGGCGCGGGAGGCGGGCCGGCTGGTTCCGGGGCTCGGCCATCACGTGCACAAGCAGGGCGATCCCCGCACGGCGCGGCTCTTCGACATCGCCCACGAGGAGGGGGTGTCCGGCCCGCATCTCTCCCTCTTCGCCGCCATCGGCCGTGTTCACCCGCGGGTGTTGGGCCGCACGCTGCCGCTCAACGGTGCCGGGGTGTGCGGGGCCGCGCTCGCGGATCTCGGCCTGCCCCTGGAACTCCTGCGCGCCTTCGCGCTGCTCGCCCGCACCGCCGGACTCATCGGCCAGCTCGCCGAGGAGCTGCGCGATCCGGTCGCGAAGGACATCTTCCTGTCCGTGGACCTGAACAACCGATCGATACCGCCACGCCCTTTTGACGGATAA
- a CDS encoding CaiB/BaiF CoA transferase family protein codes for MADGARGPLDGLLVADFSRILAGPYATMLLADLGADVVKVEGPAGDDTRTWTPPVRDGVSTYYLGVNRGKRSVVLDFRDPRDARLARELAGRADVVIENFKPGGLARYGLDHASVSTGNPGVVYASISGFGTGAGRDVPGYDLMVQAISGLMSLTGDPEGPAYRAGISVFDVMAGNHAVIGILAALRHRDATGRGQLVEVNLLSSALTGLVNHSSAYAAGGTVPYRMGNAHPSVFPYEPLPTADQDLIVTAANDGQFRRLCEVLGIPGTADDRRFRHNADRTERREELRPILVERLRTRGALEWFELLVAAGVPCGPINTIEGGFAMAERFGLDPVVEAGEGERAVPTTRHPITLSETPAAYRLPPPALDEHGEDVRKWLEGGEDVGRWPEGGEDVGRWLEGGEVAGAGRESAEAAGAGRESGEDVRAGRESGDA; via the coding sequence ATGGCTGACGGTGCGCGCGGGCCGCTCGACGGTCTGCTGGTCGCGGATTTCTCGCGGATCCTGGCGGGCCCCTACGCGACGATGCTGCTGGCGGACCTCGGGGCCGACGTGGTCAAGGTCGAGGGACCGGCGGGGGACGACACCCGTACCTGGACGCCACCGGTGAGGGACGGGGTCTCGACGTACTACCTGGGTGTCAACCGGGGGAAGCGGTCGGTCGTCCTGGATTTCCGCGACCCGCGGGACGCCCGGCTGGCCAGGGAACTGGCCGGGCGGGCGGACGTGGTGATCGAGAACTTCAAGCCGGGCGGTCTGGCCCGCTACGGTCTCGACCACGCCTCGGTGAGCACCGGGAACCCCGGCGTCGTGTACGCCTCGATCAGTGGGTTCGGCACGGGCGCGGGGCGGGACGTTCCCGGGTACGACCTGATGGTGCAGGCGATCTCCGGACTGATGAGCCTCACCGGCGACCCCGAAGGGCCGGCGTACCGGGCCGGCATCTCGGTGTTCGACGTGATGGCCGGAAATCACGCGGTCATCGGGATCCTCGCCGCACTGCGGCACCGCGACGCCACCGGACGCGGTCAGCTGGTGGAGGTGAACCTGCTGTCCTCGGCGCTGACCGGGCTGGTCAACCACAGCTCCGCGTACGCCGCCGGCGGGACCGTGCCGTACCGGATGGGTAACGCGCACCCCAGCGTTTTCCCCTACGAACCGTTGCCGACCGCCGACCAGGACCTGATCGTCACCGCCGCCAACGACGGACAGTTCCGCAGGCTGTGCGAGGTGCTCGGCATCCCCGGGACCGCCGACGACCGCCGCTTCCGTCACAACGCCGACCGCACCGAGCGGCGCGAGGAGCTGCGGCCCATCCTGGTGGAGCGGCTGCGGACGCGCGGTGCGCTGGAGTGGTTCGAGCTGCTGGTGGCCGCGGGAGTGCCGTGCGGGCCGATCAACACGATCGAGGGCGGCTTCGCCATGGCCGAGCGCTTCGGCCTCGACCCGGTGGTCGAGGCCGGGGAGGGCGAGCGGGCGGTGCCCACGACCCGGCACCCGATCACCTTGTCCGAGACCCCGGCCGCCTACCGGCTGCCACCGCCCGCCCTCGACGAACACGGCGAGGACGTGCGCAAGTGGCTGGAGGGCGGCGAGGACGTGGGTAGATGGCCGGAGGGCGGCGAGGACGTGGGTAGATGGCTGGAGGGCGGCGAGGTCGCGGGTGCGGGGCGGGAGAGCGCCGAGGCCGCGGGTGCGGGCCGGGAGAGCGGCGAGGACGTACGCGCGGGGCGGGAGAGCGGCGATGCCTGA
- a CDS encoding EF-hand domain-containing protein — MASTFQERKLKGMFAAFDADGDGYLREDDFTALVARWSRLPAVGPGTQLRARVETLLMAWWDALLEAGDANGDGTVDLGELLTLVDRLPTMAEAVAATADTVFDAVDANGDGRISPEEHRRLVETWNGQPVDMTGVFELLDPNGDGHLGREDFASLWHQFWTSDDPTEPGNWLCGRFPG, encoded by the coding sequence GTGGCCAGCACGTTTCAGGAGCGCAAGCTCAAGGGGATGTTCGCCGCGTTCGACGCGGACGGTGACGGCTACCTGCGCGAGGACGACTTCACTGCGCTCGTCGCCCGCTGGAGCCGGCTCCCCGCGGTGGGGCCGGGGACACAACTCCGCGCACGGGTCGAGACGTTGCTGATGGCCTGGTGGGACGCGCTCCTGGAGGCCGGCGACGCCAACGGGGACGGCACGGTCGACTTGGGCGAACTGCTCACCCTCGTCGACCGGTTGCCCACCATGGCCGAGGCCGTCGCCGCGACCGCCGACACGGTGTTCGACGCCGTGGACGCCAACGGTGACGGCCGTATCTCCCCGGAGGAACACCGCAGGCTCGTGGAGACCTGGAACGGGCAGCCCGTGGACATGACCGGTGTCTTCGAGCTGCTCGACCCGAACGGCGACGGCCACCTCGGCCGCGAGGACTTCGCGTCTCTCTGGCACCAGTTCTGGACCAGCGACGACCCGACGGAGCCGGGCAACTGGCTCTGCGGCCGGTTCCCCGGCTGA
- a CDS encoding ArsR/SmtB family transcription factor: MTEERPGAAEVVDSVLVALADPTRRHLLELLAARGEATATTLAEGLPVSRQAVVKHLSVLDAAGLVTGGRVGREVRYAVRPAALNSTARWMAALAADWDRRLATIKHLAEAAERERAEEGEGE, from the coding sequence GTGACGGAAGAACGTCCTGGCGCCGCCGAGGTCGTCGACAGCGTCCTGGTCGCGCTCGCCGACCCGACGCGACGCCACCTCCTCGAACTGCTCGCCGCGCGGGGCGAGGCCACCGCGACGACGCTCGCCGAAGGGCTTCCCGTCTCACGGCAGGCGGTGGTCAAGCATCTGTCCGTCCTGGACGCCGCCGGACTGGTCACCGGCGGCCGGGTCGGACGCGAGGTGCGCTACGCGGTGCGGCCCGCGGCACTGAACTCCACGGCCCGCTGGATGGCGGCGCTCGCGGCCGACTGGGACCGGCGACTGGCCACCATCAAGCACCTCGCCGAGGCGGCGGAGCGAGAGCGGGCGGAGGAGGGAGAAGGGGAGTGA
- a CDS encoding SRPBCC domain-containing protein, giving the protein MSEDRIERETLIAAPLERVWALVAQPGFWVADKASLPGTVAEEGASMIAKNAEHGDFPVRVEKVEPPTYLAYRWTSAFPGEELREDNSTLVEFTLSQEGDGTRLRVVESGFAELAGSEELRGQNLKDHGEGWPLELGALKTRAEQPST; this is encoded by the coding sequence ATGAGCGAGGACCGCATCGAACGCGAGACCCTGATCGCGGCACCCCTGGAGCGGGTCTGGGCGCTGGTGGCCCAACCCGGGTTCTGGGTGGCCGACAAGGCGAGCCTTCCCGGCACCGTGGCCGAAGAGGGGGCGTCGATGATCGCGAAGAACGCCGAACACGGCGACTTCCCGGTACGTGTGGAGAAGGTCGAGCCGCCGACGTACCTGGCGTACCGCTGGACCAGCGCGTTCCCCGGGGAGGAACTGCGCGAGGACAACAGCACCCTCGTGGAGTTCACGTTGAGTCAGGAGGGCGACGGCACACGGCTGCGTGTCGTGGAGAGCGGGTTCGCGGAGCTGGCGGGGTCGGAGGAACTGCGCGGTCAGAACCTGAAGGACCACGGCGAAGGCTGGCCCCTGGAACTCGGCGCGCTCAAGACGCGTGCCGAACAGCCCTCCACGTGA
- a CDS encoding toxin Doc, which translates to MSEILYIDVSWLLDVQEAALGTDDVSVTDYSALVAAVARHKTRMPTLQTSNPDTAWRAAALLHTVVRLEPLPHRNSLFAAFVAAQYMDQSGEGIDPPYGSLSDLIRKVRETRLPIYAVADVLRSWRI; encoded by the coding sequence ATGAGCGAGATCCTGTACATCGATGTCTCCTGGCTCCTGGACGTCCAGGAGGCCGCCCTCGGAACCGACGACGTGTCGGTCACCGACTACTCGGCGCTGGTCGCGGCCGTCGCGCGGCACAAGACACGCATGCCGACCCTCCAGACGTCCAATCCCGACACGGCGTGGCGCGCGGCAGCGCTCCTGCACACCGTCGTGCGGCTCGAGCCGCTGCCCCACCGCAACAGCCTCTTCGCCGCGTTCGTCGCCGCCCAGTACATGGACCAGTCCGGGGAGGGCATCGATCCCCCCTACGGGAGCCTGTCCGACCTGATCAGAAAGGTCCGGGAGACCCGCCTGCCGATCTACGCCGTCGCGGACGTCCTGCGGTCCTGGAGGATCTGA